In the genome of Solibacillus silvestris, one region contains:
- a CDS encoding O-acetylhomoserine aminocarboxypropyltransferase (catalyzes the formation of L-methionine and acetate from O-acetyl-L-homoserine and methanethiol) — protein sequence MTFLNQETIALHTGQTVDPVTRSRAVPLYQTTSYVFYDTEHAANLFKLQESGYLYSRNANPTNAVFEERLAALEGGVGGFAVASGQAAILIAILTVAQAGDEIVATNALYGGTYTMFSKTLPRFGVTVHFVEGSDLQEVEAAINDKTRAVFTETIGNPSLQIADIEGLAQVAHRQDVPLIVDNTFATPYLSKPIEFGADIVVHSTTKFIGGHGTSLGGAIIDGGKFEWKAPRFTSFVEPNELIGNRSFVEAAGEKAFITKARFELGHDLGATLSPFNAWLFIQGLESLAVRVRQHVVNAQAVAEYLVEHDLVEWVNYPTLPGNDPNNLVEKYLPKGAGSIFSFGIKGGLEAAKAFINNVQLLSHVANVGDSKSLVIHPASTSHSRLSTEQQLASGVTPGLIRLSIGLEDIEDIKNDLAQSLQKAAEVAQITK from the coding sequence ATGACATTTTTAAATCAGGAAACAATCGCTCTTCATACAGGTCAAACAGTTGATCCGGTAACACGCTCCCGTGCAGTTCCGCTGTATCAGACAACTTCATATGTATTTTATGACACGGAACACGCAGCAAACTTATTTAAATTACAGGAAAGCGGCTATTTATACTCGCGAAATGCCAATCCGACAAATGCAGTATTTGAAGAGCGTCTTGCCGCACTGGAGGGCGGTGTCGGAGGATTTGCGGTCGCTTCAGGACAGGCGGCGATCTTAATAGCTATACTGACTGTCGCACAGGCAGGCGATGAAATTGTCGCAACGAATGCTCTTTATGGCGGTACGTATACAATGTTCTCTAAAACATTGCCTCGCTTCGGTGTAACAGTACACTTTGTCGAAGGATCTGACTTACAGGAAGTTGAAGCAGCAATCAATGATAAAACACGCGCCGTATTCACTGAAACAATCGGCAATCCGAGCTTGCAAATTGCAGATATTGAAGGATTGGCACAAGTAGCCCATCGTCAAGACGTCCCGCTAATTGTTGATAATACATTTGCGACACCTTACTTATCAAAACCGATTGAATTTGGAGCAGATATTGTTGTGCATTCCACAACAAAATTTATCGGCGGTCACGGAACTTCGCTAGGTGGTGCAATTATTGACGGCGGTAAATTTGAGTGGAAAGCTCCTCGATTCACAAGCTTCGTTGAACCGAATGAATTAATCGGCAACCGTTCATTTGTAGAAGCCGCTGGGGAAAAAGCATTTATTACGAAAGCACGCTTCGAGCTAGGGCATGATTTAGGTGCCACATTATCACCGTTCAATGCTTGGCTTTTCATTCAAGGTCTTGAATCACTGGCAGTACGCGTTCGTCAGCATGTTGTAAACGCACAGGCAGTTGCTGAATATTTAGTGGAACATGATTTAGTGGAATGGGTAAATTATCCGACACTACCTGGCAATGATCCAAACAATTTGGTAGAGAAGTATTTACCAAAAGGGGCAGGGTCGATTTTCAGCTTTGGAATCAAAGGCGGACTAGAGGCAGCGAAGGCATTTATTAATAATGTTCAGCTACTTTCACATGTTGCCAATGTCGGCGACTCGAAGTCACTTGTCATCCATCCGGCAAGCACATCGCATTCACGACTATCAACTGAACAGCAGTTAGCGAGTGGTGTAACACCTGGTCTGATCCGTTTATCTATTGGTCTGGAAGATATTGAAGATATTAAAAACGACTTGGCACAAAGCTTGCAGAAAGCTGCCGAAGTCGCTCAAATAACAAAATAA
- a CDS encoding thiol-disulfide isomerase, which translates to MKKWIQLSLFAVLIVALSYAIISNASKQKTEAKSKDFVLQTSSEEQLALPNEGSYIINFWATYCPPCEREMPAFKASYETLQSHNIELYAVNVEEPTRLVNQYLAKFDLPFPILLDRQGQLKESYEILTLPTTLFLQDGKVVHTVKGELTEQELLTLTQKFLY; encoded by the coding sequence ATGAAAAAATGGATACAGTTATCATTATTCGCTGTACTAATTGTCGCACTAAGCTATGCCATTATTTCAAATGCTTCCAAACAGAAGACCGAAGCAAAATCCAAAGATTTTGTACTTCAAACTTCTTCCGAGGAGCAATTGGCTCTTCCAAATGAAGGAAGTTACATCATCAACTTCTGGGCAACCTACTGCCCCCCTTGTGAACGGGAAATGCCCGCGTTCAAAGCGTCGTATGAAACACTTCAGTCACATAACATTGAGCTTTATGCAGTCAATGTGGAAGAACCGACAAGGCTGGTCAATCAATATTTAGCGAAATTCGATTTGCCGTTTCCGATTCTGTTAGACCGTCAAGGGCAGCTGAAAGAAAGCTATGAAATTTTAACATTGCCGACGACGTTATTTTTGCAAGATGGAAAAGTAGTACACACTGTAAAAGGTGAACTGACAGAACAGGAATTGCTTACACTTACCCAAAAATTTCTTTATTAA
- a CDS encoding ABC transporter permease, whose product MLTFFKRYNLTILIGIIFIVVWALVTKYATWINPVIFPQPLTVIESFSAKIGELVTGVVSSMKLLIPGFFGALVTGIVGGLFFGLNKRSREILMPYFHALSPIPPTLFIPYVIAILPTFQTASMSLIFIGAFWPVFLGTIHGVLLIEKHYLDNAKSLGLKGPTFLLKVVLPASAPHILSGASTSLGMSFLILTIAEMFGASSGMGFFIQYYSDFSQYHYVLAGIIFNSIIIVAIMIAFEKLKKRLLFWTNLKADGK is encoded by the coding sequence ATGCTCACATTTTTTAAACGCTATAATCTTACTATTTTGATAGGAATTATATTTATTGTCGTCTGGGCACTTGTCACAAAATATGCGACATGGATTAACCCGGTTATATTCCCGCAGCCGCTAACGGTCATTGAATCCTTTTCCGCAAAAATAGGGGAGCTTGTAACTGGTGTAGTAAGCTCGATGAAATTGCTGATTCCTGGATTTTTCGGAGCATTGGTGACAGGTATTGTAGGCGGTCTGTTTTTCGGATTGAACAAACGGTCACGTGAAATATTAATGCCTTACTTTCATGCACTAAGTCCGATTCCGCCAACGCTGTTCATACCATATGTCATTGCAATTTTACCGACTTTCCAAACAGCTTCGATGTCTCTTATTTTTATCGGCGCATTTTGGCCAGTATTTTTAGGAACGATTCATGGCGTCCTGCTGATTGAAAAGCATTATCTTGACAATGCGAAATCTCTTGGTTTAAAAGGACCGACGTTTTTACTGAAAGTCGTGTTGCCCGCAAGTGCACCCCATATTTTAAGTGGTGCGAGTACATCACTTGGTATGAGCTTCCTGATTTTAACGATCGCCGAAATGTTCGGTGCTTCATCAGGAATGGGCTTTTTCATCCAGTATTACAGTGACTTCTCACAATATCATTACGTGCTTGCAGGCATTATTTTTAACAGTATCATTATTGTCGCTATCATGATTGCATTTGAAAAATTAAAAAAACGCCTTCTGTTCTGGACAAATTTAAAGGCTGATGGTAAATGA
- a CDS encoding ABC transporter substrate-binding protein has product MKKTNQKWIASLALTVGLLAACGDDEQISKGAASDDYEITVGLSQSAGGTLVDIAHQEGYFEEEHISVNRVGFANSADGLNALQAGKIDVGLTFGTAGPLTFIANGSDFSIIGGHLEGGHPILTKKENAGQYTSLESYKGKKVGTIRIFTSDIVFRSALEDAGIDWKNDLEIVEFKTGSMLLEAVASGKVDVAVSANSFYAQAVDMGLEAVAWSNDLQEGHVCCRVVTRSELLAEEDGEAYKRFLKALIRAERKKIEDPQSAVTAAKEYMKVDEKVINTIVNDSHSNYSSDPSKEKIVQMWEQMKEIGYVENVDDIDVNEYVNIDLYEKALTELIEQYPDDAYYKDQLVRFNEQNI; this is encoded by the coding sequence ATGAAAAAAACAAATCAGAAATGGATCGCTTCACTCGCTTTAACAGTGGGTTTACTCGCTGCATGCGGAGATGATGAACAAATTTCAAAAGGAGCAGCCTCTGACGATTATGAAATCACGGTTGGTTTAAGTCAGTCTGCAGGTGGAACACTTGTCGACATTGCTCATCAGGAAGGCTATTTTGAAGAAGAACATATTTCGGTCAATCGTGTTGGCTTTGCAAACTCGGCAGACGGACTGAATGCACTCCAGGCGGGGAAAATTGATGTCGGATTAACATTCGGTACAGCTGGCCCCTTAACGTTTATCGCAAACGGCTCGGATTTCTCCATTATTGGAGGGCATTTGGAGGGCGGACACCCGATTTTAACGAAAAAGGAAAACGCGGGGCAATATACTTCACTTGAAAGCTATAAAGGAAAAAAAGTTGGAACGATCAGGATCTTTACATCGGATATCGTTTTCCGTTCTGCGCTTGAAGATGCAGGTATCGACTGGAAAAACGATTTGGAAATTGTTGAATTCAAAACAGGTAGTATGCTACTTGAAGCTGTAGCATCAGGAAAAGTGGACGTTGCAGTATCTGCAAATTCATTTTACGCACAAGCGGTCGATATGGGTCTTGAAGCAGTTGCATGGAGCAATGATTTACAGGAAGGGCATGTATGCTGTCGTGTTGTAACACGCTCGGAATTATTGGCGGAAGAAGATGGGGAAGCATATAAACGTTTCTTAAAAGCGCTTATTCGCGCGGAACGTAAAAAAATTGAAGATCCGCAATCAGCAGTAACTGCAGCGAAAGAGTATATGAAAGTCGATGAGAAAGTAATTAATACGATTGTAAACGACAGCCACTCGAATTATTCTTCTGATCCAAGCAAAGAGAAAATAGTTCAAATGTGGGAGCAGATGAAAGAAATCGGCTATGTTGAAAATGTGGATGATATTGATGTAAACGAATATGTAAATATCGATCTATACGAAAAAGCATTAACTGAGTTAATCGAACAATATCCGGATGATGCTTATTACAAAGATCAGCTCGTTCGATTTAATGAACAAAACATTTAA
- a CDS encoding nitrate ABC transporter ATP-binding protein translates to MVQLLERPVPQQTPISTKDSTEKKTKIKVQNIDFSYDATTKILNNIQLEVQDGEFLVFMGPSGCGKSTLLRMMAGLEPFSNGNIEINGKSVKETHPDCGVVFQDYSLFPWLTAQANVMLALKQRNKKMPKKELAHIAEQYLTLVHLGHAVKKYPGQMSGGMKQRAAIARALSYGSDLLLMDEPFGALDPVTRIQLQDLLVQISAEQKRTVVFVTHDVDEAIYLADRIVIFAPGKNGALTKSIQVPIEKKGTDRQKLYENKEFRAFRESLLNEMNEQIVNSLKTEIADGAGI, encoded by the coding sequence ATGGTTCAATTATTGGAACGTCCAGTGCCACAACAAACCCCTATATCTACGAAAGATAGTACAGAGAAAAAAACGAAGATTAAAGTCCAGAATATCGATTTCAGTTATGATGCGACGACAAAAATTTTAAACAATATTCAGCTTGAAGTGCAAGATGGCGAGTTTCTCGTATTTATGGGACCTTCCGGATGCGGGAAAAGTACATTGCTTCGAATGATGGCAGGGCTTGAACCATTTTCAAATGGCAATATCGAAATAAACGGTAAATCCGTAAAGGAAACTCACCCTGACTGCGGAGTCGTTTTCCAGGATTATTCCTTATTTCCATGGCTGACGGCACAGGCGAATGTCATGCTTGCATTAAAACAGCGTAATAAAAAAATGCCGAAAAAAGAGCTTGCACATATCGCAGAGCAATATTTGACACTTGTCCATTTAGGGCACGCCGTAAAAAAATATCCTGGCCAAATGTCAGGTGGTATGAAACAGCGTGCAGCCATTGCGCGTGCATTAAGCTACGGTTCGGATTTACTGCTGATGGATGAACCATTTGGCGCTTTGGATCCTGTCACACGTATTCAACTGCAGGATCTGCTTGTTCAAATTAGTGCCGAACAAAAACGTACAGTCGTATTTGTTACACATGATGTTGACGAAGCCATTTATTTGGCGGACCGGATTGTCATCTTTGCTCCCGGGAAAAACGGGGCGTTGACGAAAAGCATTCAAGTACCGATTGAGAAAAAAGGGACGGATCGTCAAAAACTATATGAAAACAAGGAGTTCCGTGCATTTCGTGAATCCCTTTTAAATGAGATGAACGAACAGATCGTCAATAGTTTAAAAACAGAAATAGCAGATGGAGCAGGAATATAG
- a CDS encoding acyl-CoA dehydrogenase, with translation MGAVAHIDDIAEKLAEQFKQTAVERDKIGGNAKKERDLIRESGLLKLLIPTEYGGLGGNWHDVFQVVRAIARADSSLAHVLGYHFINLVTPHLCGSQEQKEFYYRETAKHNYFWGNAFNPVAIQLKAEKTTTGYLLNGVKTFCSGSVDSDVLLVSALVEGQDEPLLVVIPSKRIGVDVKGDWDNMGQRQTDSGTILFDHVVVHDEEVLQQGFYASEFSQLRLNIATFILNHVYLGISEGALQSALTYTREQTRPRAITQTSAIEDPIIQHHYGQFYVQIEAANLVVKKADKILQELWDQPEKITPENRSNLDDALQTAKIFTTQIGLEITSKIFEVMGSRATSSHYGFDRYWRNLRTMTLHVPVDTSIQSLGRKFLLGE, from the coding sequence ATGGGAGCAGTTGCACATATTGATGATATCGCTGAAAAGCTTGCCGAACAGTTTAAACAGACAGCCGTAGAGAGGGATAAAATCGGAGGCAATGCTAAAAAAGAGCGGGATTTAATACGAGAAAGCGGACTTTTAAAACTTTTAATTCCGACAGAATACGGTGGTTTAGGTGGGAATTGGCATGATGTGTTTCAAGTTGTCCGAGCGATTGCACGTGCGGATAGTTCACTTGCACATGTTTTAGGCTATCATTTTATCAATCTCGTTACACCGCATTTATGTGGTTCACAAGAGCAGAAGGAATTTTATTATCGCGAAACAGCCAAACATAATTATTTTTGGGGGAATGCGTTCAACCCGGTGGCTATTCAACTGAAGGCTGAAAAAACAACAACAGGCTATTTGTTAAACGGCGTAAAAACGTTCTGTTCTGGTAGTGTCGATTCGGATGTATTATTAGTATCGGCGTTAGTGGAAGGGCAGGATGAGCCATTATTGGTCGTTATTCCTAGTAAACGGATTGGTGTAGATGTAAAAGGCGATTGGGACAATATGGGGCAACGCCAGACAGACAGTGGAACGATTCTGTTCGATCATGTGGTAGTACATGATGAAGAAGTGTTGCAGCAAGGCTTTTACGCAAGCGAGTTTTCACAGCTGCGTCTGAATATCGCTACATTTATTTTAAACCATGTCTATTTAGGGATTTCAGAAGGTGCTCTTCAATCAGCGCTTACATATACAAGAGAACAAACAAGACCGCGTGCTATTACACAGACATCGGCGATTGAAGATCCAATTATCCAGCATCATTACGGCCAGTTTTATGTGCAAATCGAAGCAGCGAACTTGGTCGTAAAAAAAGCGGATAAAATATTACAGGAACTTTGGGATCAACCTGAAAAAATTACACCGGAAAATCGCAGTAATTTGGATGATGCACTGCAAACAGCAAAAATTTTTACGACTCAAATAGGGCTTGAAATTACATCAAAAATTTTCGAAGTGATGGGCAGCCGTGCTACTTCAAGTCACTATGGGTTTGACCGCTATTGGCGTAATTTGCGGACGATGACACTGCATGTTCCGGTTGATACATCGATCCAATCATTAGGTAGAAAATTTCTGTTAGGAGAGTGA
- a CDS encoding SLAP domain-containing protein translates to MQKLQYEPAWDKAISAQDQLLIEQFFQQTKEQDKRISCCLIRTAINHKQQKLIITLIHNRTDQQLKFRNTEISIITETEKITQNFTIDALQIPPFCSMPWTFIFDESIDFQFTEIKQIDIEI, encoded by the coding sequence ATGCAAAAACTGCAATATGAACCCGCCTGGGATAAAGCGATTTCAGCTCAGGATCAATTATTAATAGAACAATTTTTTCAACAAACTAAAGAACAGGACAAGAGAATTTCCTGTTGCCTTATACGAACGGCTATTAATCATAAACAACAAAAGCTCATCATTACACTTATTCACAACCGAACAGATCAGCAATTGAAATTCCGAAATACGGAAATAAGTATTATAACAGAAACGGAGAAAATTACTCAAAATTTTACAATTGATGCACTCCAAATTCCTCCTTTTTGTTCAATGCCATGGACGTTTATTTTCGACGAAAGTATTGATTTTCAATTCACAGAAATAAAACAGATAGATATTGAAATATAA
- a CDS encoding SET domain-containing protein-lysine N-methyltransferase has translation MIEVKNSPISEGEYNRGIFAINAIPEGTLFHQAPVLSYPNEQHEHIEKTNLADYAFEFGIGRSAILLGYGMLFNHSYEPNATYEINFDNETFDFFAYKDIEAGEEIFINYNGDVDDNDPLWFNSEEE, from the coding sequence ATGATCGAAGTAAAGAATTCCCCGATAAGTGAAGGGGAATATAATCGCGGTATTTTTGCGATTAACGCAATTCCTGAAGGAACGTTATTCCACCAAGCACCGGTACTAAGCTATCCAAATGAGCAGCATGAACATATTGAAAAAACGAATCTTGCGGATTATGCGTTTGAATTTGGCATTGGACGCTCTGCAATCCTATTAGGCTACGGGATGCTATTTAACCATTCGTATGAGCCGAATGCCACATATGAAATCAATTTCGACAACGAAACATTTGATTTCTTTGCCTATAAAGATATTGAAGCAGGCGAAGAAATTTTTATTAATTATAATGGCGATGTTGATGATAATGACCCGTTATGGTTTAACAGCGAAGAAGAATAA
- a CDS encoding esterase, translating to MKHFVEDIYLQGSKQAVLLLHSFTSNSKEMHYVAKMLHSKGYTSYAPNLAGHGATPEQLFASSMEQIWKHSKQAVQFLIDVKYEAITVIGQSLGGVLGIRLANEFPEVKALCIISSPVLERPVEGLEQRVVYYSKRYLQNRGSSEQELQEFLDDHFPRPAEKLIALQQFIVETGKQLHLLKQPLFLAKGMLDEPVFHQSIDMIEKTAISKFITKKKYDNSGHLITLGKERQLLTEDIIRFIEGIEKGTV from the coding sequence ATGAAACATTTTGTAGAGGATATTTATTTACAAGGAAGTAAACAGGCCGTTTTGCTTTTACATAGTTTTACGAGCAATTCGAAAGAGATGCACTATGTTGCAAAAATGCTTCATAGTAAAGGATATACAAGCTATGCGCCAAATCTGGCAGGGCACGGAGCAACACCGGAACAATTATTTGCAAGTTCTATGGAGCAGATATGGAAACATAGCAAACAGGCAGTTCAATTTTTAATCGATGTAAAATATGAAGCGATTACGGTAATTGGTCAGTCATTAGGTGGTGTATTAGGAATAAGACTGGCAAATGAATTCCCTGAAGTGAAGGCTTTATGTATTATTTCTTCACCAGTATTGGAACGGCCTGTGGAAGGTTTAGAACAGCGTGTAGTCTATTATTCCAAGAGGTATTTACAAAATAGAGGAAGTTCTGAACAGGAACTGCAAGAATTTTTAGACGATCACTTTCCAAGACCTGCCGAAAAACTGATTGCACTGCAGCAGTTTATCGTTGAAACAGGCAAACAGCTTCATTTACTGAAACAGCCGCTTTTCTTGGCAAAAGGTATGCTGGACGAACCGGTTTTCCACCAAAGCATTGATATGATTGAAAAGACTGCAATTAGCAAATTTATTACGAAAAAAAAATACGACAACAGCGGCCATCTTATTACATTAGGAAAAGAACGCCAATTACTGACGGAAGATATCATTCGATTTATCGAGGGAATAGAAAAAGGAACTGTCTAA
- a CDS encoding cobalt transporter: MRTILLSILAALFILVPNAAAHTYLDTTNPEDGAVVTELLQSIELTYTGKIEVGSTFKVISSNGEEIETVSMDLVDGVLTGTFDSPLPNDDYTVEWNSISADGHPLSGQFSFTVDAPVAEEPVEEKVTEENEEQVEVNETVENNVAETTAADEEETSNNTLLYIVGALLLLIIVVSIFTIARRKNIK; this comes from the coding sequence ATGAGAACAATATTATTATCGATTCTTGCTGCGCTATTTATACTTGTACCGAACGCAGCAGCACATACGTATTTAGACACGACTAACCCTGAGGATGGAGCAGTTGTAACAGAACTATTGCAGTCGATCGAACTTACATACACCGGTAAAATTGAAGTAGGCAGTACATTTAAAGTAATTTCAAGTAACGGTGAAGAAATAGAAACAGTATCGATGGATTTAGTCGATGGTGTTTTAACGGGTACTTTTGATTCCCCATTACCAAATGATGACTATACAGTTGAGTGGAATAGTATTAGTGCTGATGGCCACCCATTGTCAGGTCAATTCTCCTTTACGGTTGATGCACCTGTAGCAGAAGAACCGGTTGAAGAAAAAGTTACAGAAGAAAATGAAGAGCAAGTAGAAGTAAACGAAACGGTAGAAAATAACGTAGCGGAAACGACTGCGGCAGATGAGGAAGAAACATCAAACAATACATTACTATATATCGTTGGAGCCCTTTTACTTCTTATTATAGTAGTAAGTATTTTCACTATTGCTAGACGGAAAAATATAAAATGA